Proteins encoded together in one Leptospira bourretii window:
- a CDS encoding DUF5692 family protein, giving the protein MWNFNAEAGTTTIEGIGIWFLVFFALFVFNEFARRWKWAGFFSFIVLPTFLSILWFFFMKEQTYTDWFHLVKVYSALAGCLIFWAIRHIQKTDTKGNVRWRLANVKLALFFPALILAVNIVEAVTRDFQVGKIYWNIFSGPIEGEVTGVLGGPWNYMNAIAGILNTVTITGWFGIVIRKETDSDKSRDMLWPDMLWFWIVAYDLWNFSYTYNCIPSHSWYAGLALLLAPTVCAFTIGKGAWLQHRAQTLAIWCMFAQTFPSFLDSGAYLVRSTYQPWIYNSVAGLALASNVAVFCYMLYKWIKTKRNPYTGEIYTDLSEYKTIKALAES; this is encoded by the coding sequence ATGTGGAATTTTAATGCAGAGGCCGGAACGACAACAATCGAAGGGATTGGAATATGGTTCCTTGTTTTTTTTGCCCTTTTCGTTTTTAATGAATTTGCAAGGAGATGGAAATGGGCTGGGTTTTTTAGTTTCATAGTCCTTCCAACGTTTCTGTCTATACTTTGGTTTTTCTTTATGAAGGAACAAACCTATACAGATTGGTTCCATTTGGTAAAAGTATACTCTGCACTTGCAGGTTGCCTTATTTTTTGGGCGATTCGCCATATTCAGAAAACTGATACAAAAGGAAATGTGCGTTGGCGATTAGCAAATGTTAAACTAGCTTTGTTTTTTCCTGCTTTGATATTGGCGGTGAATATCGTTGAGGCAGTCACGAGAGATTTTCAAGTGGGAAAGATTTATTGGAATATTTTTTCTGGGCCTATTGAAGGAGAGGTGACTGGAGTTCTTGGTGGACCTTGGAATTATATGAACGCCATTGCTGGGATTCTTAACACGGTTACTATCACTGGTTGGTTTGGCATTGTCATTCGAAAGGAAACGGATTCTGATAAGAGCAGGGATATGTTATGGCCTGACATGCTTTGGTTTTGGATTGTTGCATATGATTTGTGGAATTTTTCTTACACATACAATTGTATTCCATCCCATTCTTGGTATGCAGGTTTAGCTCTTCTTTTGGCGCCAACAGTTTGTGCGTTCACAATTGGAAAAGGAGCATGGTTGCAACATAGGGCACAAACGCTTGCTATTTGGTGTATGTTTGCACAAACTTTCCCTTCATTTTTAGATTCAGGAGCTTATCTCGTTCGCTCAACCTACCAACCTTGGATTTATAATTCTGTTGCCGGACTTGCGCTGGCAAGTAATGTTGCTGTGTTCTGTTATATGCTGTATAAGTGGATTAAAACAAAAAGAAATCCATATACTGGAGAGATTTACACAGACTTAAGTGAATACAAAACTATAAAGGCTTTGGCAGAATCTTAA
- a CDS encoding cytochrome-c peroxidase, with translation MKGLCVINYQYINSLEKNGGLGQTLPDVKLDPKVIDLGRYLFFDPTLSSDKQLSCAHCHHPAYSLSDGRKQSIGKDGTGYGPERKNGVVLKRSAPSLWNVLYMKHLFWEGRAANLEDQAEGPLYSPDEMGSSPTIIESRLNENPFYQKMFRQAYGLKGTKISAELVVDAISSFERSLVSFSSRFDKWSTGDKDALSEEELLGYNVFRSFVARCAECHPPPMFTNNVFATIGVLDSGVRDYGRETITGQDLLRGSFRVPSLRNIAKTAPYMHAGNLETLEEVVNFYNEGGGRGNGAPSDLRIHWHVRKMGLSQNEITSLISFLKTLTDESSMPKFPKSVPSGLPVALELESYHRSSKK, from the coding sequence GTGAAAGGTCTCTGTGTTATTAATTATCAGTATATAAATTCCTTAGAAAAAAACGGTGGCTTAGGGCAAACTCTCCCCGATGTCAAACTAGATCCGAAGGTGATTGATTTAGGAAGGTATTTGTTTTTTGATCCGACCCTTTCTAGCGATAAACAGTTGTCATGTGCTCATTGCCATCACCCAGCCTATAGTTTATCGGATGGTCGAAAACAAAGTATTGGGAAAGATGGGACTGGGTATGGACCAGAACGCAAAAATGGAGTGGTATTAAAGAGGTCAGCTCCAAGTTTGTGGAATGTTCTTTATATGAAACATTTGTTTTGGGAGGGGAGAGCCGCAAATTTGGAAGACCAAGCAGAAGGTCCACTGTATTCTCCTGATGAAATGGGTAGTTCTCCTACGATCATCGAATCACGGTTAAATGAAAATCCTTTTTATCAAAAAATGTTTCGCCAGGCTTATGGCCTGAAAGGAACTAAAATTTCGGCAGAGTTAGTGGTTGATGCGATTTCTTCTTTCGAAAGATCGCTTGTTTCATTTAGCAGCAGGTTTGATAAATGGTCAACTGGAGATAAAGATGCACTTAGCGAAGAAGAATTGTTAGGTTATAATGTATTTCGTTCTTTTGTTGCCAGATGTGCAGAATGCCATCCTCCACCAATGTTTACAAATAATGTTTTTGCTACCATTGGCGTTTTGGATTCGGGGGTTAGGGATTATGGACGAGAAACCATTACCGGTCAAGATCTGCTTCGGGGATCTTTTCGTGTTCCTAGTTTACGGAATATAGCAAAAACTGCACCTTATATGCATGCAGGAAATTTGGAAACGCTTGAGGAAGTTGTAAATTTTTATAACGAAGGTGGTGGTCGGGGGAATGGTGCACCGAGCGACCTTCGAATTCATTGGCATGTTAGAAAAATGGGCCTTAGTCAAAATGAAATTACATCTCTCATTTCTTTTCTAAAGACATTGACTGATGAATCGAGTATGCCAAAATTTCCAAAGTCCGTTCCATCAGGTTTACCAGTAGCACTTGAATTAGAATCATATCATCGGAGTTCCAAAAAGTAA
- a CDS encoding parallel beta-helix domain-containing protein → MSFKKLFQSILSLQNRKTYLHLWFVIFLTFVFTSQVFSRTVEVHEGESIQKAIDSLEKGDTVKVFPGIYQEFLFVDKTHFTLSGVIVNGKWPVLDGEAKLNDGVIGSGANFLIENFHIKNYKANGVMTQGAGNIIMRKLIVENTGIYGIYPTMGTNVVVEDTVSLGIADAAIYIGMCHNVDVRRNEVYGSVIGIEIENSTNVLIEGNTVYDNSAGIVAFALPGLPLKKVENVIIRKNFIFDNNHRNFAEPGALVAGVPPGIGIGVMAGDAVTIEGNIIRRNSFAGIGIGDNNLLPNSKSPDPDVEPNPDRNKVLENVFIDNGSRKWNDFVSWIFYVIRVVFSGNPIPESPNGGKVGIFPEGYDIVASGKGKGNCLSSPDSVTKIGTSGYGICSPKESTEQIKTMIGDPKLGEAKSDARELGKQVFGAVCSGCHSMTLRTVGPPIKEIQDKYKKDVYGVVSFASMPKKVREGFIEMPSQKYLGNEKLTAVANYILNLKDEGSKGAAK, encoded by the coding sequence ATGAGTTTTAAAAAACTTTTCCAGTCTATTCTTTCTTTGCAAAATCGAAAAACCTATCTTCACCTATGGTTTGTTATCTTTCTAACTTTTGTCTTCACGTCCCAAGTTTTTTCACGCACAGTGGAAGTTCATGAAGGGGAGTCAATTCAGAAGGCAATTGATTCGTTAGAAAAAGGAGATACCGTAAAAGTGTTTCCTGGTATCTATCAAGAGTTTTTGTTCGTGGACAAAACTCATTTTACTCTATCGGGTGTGATTGTCAATGGCAAGTGGCCAGTGTTAGATGGAGAGGCGAAACTGAATGATGGTGTGATTGGGTCTGGTGCTAATTTTCTAATCGAAAATTTCCACATCAAAAACTATAAAGCAAATGGAGTGATGACCCAAGGTGCAGGTAATATCATTATGCGCAAACTCATTGTGGAAAATACAGGAATCTATGGAATTTATCCAACAATGGGAACTAACGTAGTCGTTGAAGATACGGTTAGTTTGGGAATTGCTGACGCGGCAATTTACATTGGGATGTGTCACAATGTTGATGTTAGACGAAATGAAGTCTACGGAAGTGTGATTGGAATTGAAATCGAAAACTCAACGAACGTTTTAATTGAAGGGAATACTGTGTATGATAATTCAGCGGGTATCGTTGCTTTTGCTTTGCCAGGCCTTCCTTTGAAAAAAGTTGAGAATGTAATCATTCGAAAGAACTTTATATTTGATAATAATCATAGAAATTTTGCTGAACCGGGTGCTCTTGTTGCCGGTGTTCCTCCTGGGATAGGAATTGGTGTTATGGCTGGTGACGCAGTTACGATTGAAGGCAATATCATTCGTAGAAATAGTTTCGCCGGAATTGGAATTGGAGATAATAATTTACTTCCTAATTCAAAATCACCTGATCCAGATGTAGAACCAAATCCTGACCGAAACAAAGTCCTTGAAAACGTTTTCATTGATAATGGATCTCGGAAGTGGAACGATTTTGTCTCTTGGATATTTTATGTGATACGAGTTGTATTTTCTGGCAATCCGATCCCTGAATCTCCTAACGGTGGGAAGGTGGGAATTTTCCCGGAAGGATATGATATTGTGGCTTCCGGGAAAGGAAAGGGCAATTGTTTGTCCTCTCCTGATTCAGTAACAAAAATCGGAACTAGCGGATACGGAATTTGTTCACCAAAAGAATCCACTGAGCAAATCAAAACAATGATTGGTGACCCTAAGTTGGGAGAAGCTAAATCAGATGCTCGGGAGCTAGGGAAACAGGTGTTTGGTGCCGTTTGTTCTGGTTGTCACTCGATGACTTTACGAACTGTGGGCCCTCCAATTAAGGAAATACAGGATAAATATAAAAAAGATGTATATGGCGTTGTTTCCTTTGCATCAATGCCCAAAAAAGTTCGAGAAGGTTTTATCGAAATGCCTTCTCAAAAGTACTTAGGAAACGAAAAGTTAACGGCAGTTGCTAATTATATTTTGAACTTGAAAGATGAAGGATCCAAAGGGGCGGCAAAATAA
- a CDS encoding ankyrin repeat domain-containing protein produces the protein MNAEIKLPQMNPFRGGLISIIRLFTPPILAFFLIVLVCYVSGDVSWKRNLLAVSFLCYYVAVSVLGTLRAASAVEDILGEEDVVEDKTSRMRRARHSVRVFFSLWFVGGVAILAGLYVGMNKNRWDMPIPLPSLQILSSIVWAILSSLLLQLMSFHRGIVLTKGGSTKGYIAQSISIYGFLIVLFPIYFLLYAGNGKILNIPYLVAFTLPTNILLVYLIIKKYKSVLGILGENSELFFHPDIKYAAKKAFAVFFILFLLISLFFLDYSRRRKLLWIYSAKENHIFLFQVLRLTGVSVNEVDEHKYTPLFWAIQGGSLPFVKSIIEDGANLEATNEFGQTPLILAVLLQNEPIVKELISLGSDPNRADTLEGQTPLILAARDGNFEIVSFLLEKKANPSLKNKKGKSALDLALENGHLKIVDLLKNR, from the coding sequence ATGAATGCAGAAATAAAACTTCCTCAGATGAATCCGTTTCGCGGTGGGTTGATTTCGATCATTCGTTTGTTCACACCTCCGATATTAGCCTTTTTCCTAATTGTATTGGTTTGTTATGTTTCAGGTGATGTTTCTTGGAAACGTAATCTTTTGGCGGTTTCGTTTCTTTGTTATTATGTTGCCGTTTCAGTTTTGGGAACTTTACGTGCTGCATCAGCAGTAGAAGATATCCTTGGTGAAGAAGATGTTGTGGAAGATAAAACATCAAGAATGAGACGTGCAAGACATTCTGTTCGAGTTTTCTTTTCTCTTTGGTTTGTAGGTGGAGTTGCAATCCTTGCTGGATTGTATGTAGGGATGAATAAAAATAGATGGGATATGCCCATTCCACTTCCTTCGTTACAAATATTAAGTTCGATTGTTTGGGCTATTCTTTCTTCGTTATTATTACAACTAATGAGTTTTCATCGGGGCATTGTGCTTACAAAAGGTGGGTCGACAAAAGGGTATATTGCGCAAAGTATTTCCATTTATGGATTTCTCATTGTCCTGTTCCCAATTTATTTTCTGTTGTATGCAGGGAATGGTAAAATATTGAATATTCCCTATCTCGTTGCCTTCACGTTACCTACAAATATACTATTAGTTTATTTGATTATTAAAAAATATAAGTCTGTCTTAGGCATTCTTGGAGAAAATTCAGAATTATTTTTTCATCCTGACATTAAATATGCTGCAAAAAAAGCCTTTGCTGTTTTTTTCATACTCTTTCTTCTAATCAGTTTATTCTTTTTGGATTATTCACGACGAAGGAAATTGCTCTGGATTTATTCCGCTAAAGAAAATCATATTTTTCTATTTCAAGTTTTGCGTTTGACGGGCGTAAGTGTTAATGAAGTGGATGAACATAAATACACTCCACTTTTTTGGGCGATCCAAGGTGGGTCACTTCCATTTGTGAAGTCGATCATTGAAGATGGAGCAAATTTGGAAGCAACCAATGAATTTGGTCAAACTCCTTTGATTCTTGCTGTTTTACTTCAAAATGAGCCTATAGTAAAGGAATTGATATCCTTGGGATCTGATCCTAACCGGGCCGATACACTGGAGGGACAAACTCCTTTGATTTTGGCTGCAAGAGATGGGAATTTTGAAATCGTATCATTTCTCTTAGAAAAAAAAGCAAATCCATCGCTTAAAAATAAGAAAGGTAAATCAGCATTGGACTTAGCTTTAGAAAACGGTCATCTTAAAATAGTCGATTTACTAAAAAACCGATAA
- a CDS encoding alpha/beta fold hydrolase, with amino-acid sequence MKTFILLHGSYHGAWNWHKIVPLLQQLGHQAISIDMPGHGLDRKKIHFATLSDYVNKTVEVIQAIEGKVILLAHSRNGIVISRVAEKIPEKIEKLIYLASYLIPNGRSMMEYALLDRKSLVIQNTIPKISLKLASRLIKDYTGYKKTLIDLFLPKKYRTHRLSQHIFHDALYHDCPLEITELANVLLTPEPNLGGFEKLKLTEERYGKIPKIYIECLQDRAVTLFLQRKMQKDSPCDRVFQIDSSHSPFFSKPEELCDILNEIAKE; translated from the coding sequence ATGAAAACATTTATATTACTACATGGTTCTTACCACGGTGCTTGGAATTGGCATAAAATAGTTCCGTTATTACAACAACTTGGACACCAAGCGATAAGCATTGATATGCCAGGGCATGGACTAGACAGAAAAAAAATACATTTTGCAACACTTAGTGACTATGTAAACAAAACGGTAGAGGTGATCCAAGCTATCGAAGGTAAAGTGATTTTACTTGCCCATAGTCGAAACGGAATTGTCATTTCCAGAGTTGCTGAGAAAATCCCGGAAAAAATTGAGAAATTAATTTACCTCGCATCCTATTTAATTCCAAACGGAAGGTCAATGATGGAATATGCTCTCCTTGATCGGAAGTCTTTAGTGATTCAAAACACAATTCCAAAAATTTCCTTAAAACTAGCCAGTCGATTGATTAAAGATTATACTGGTTACAAAAAAACATTGATAGATCTTTTTTTGCCAAAAAAATACAGAACTCATCGTTTGAGCCAACATATCTTCCATGATGCACTTTATCATGATTGCCCACTCGAGATCACTGAGTTAGCCAATGTTTTACTCACACCAGAACCAAACTTAGGTGGATTTGAAAAATTGAAATTAACTGAAGAACGTTATGGTAAAATTCCGAAAATTTACATCGAATGTTTGCAAGACAGAGCAGTTACACTGTTTCTCCAAAGGAAGATGCAAAAGGATTCTCCCTGTGATCGGGTTTTTCAAATTGATTCCAGTCATTCTCCTTTTTTTAGCAAACCAGAAGAATTATGTGATATACTGAATGAAATCGCCAAGGAGTAA
- the modA gene encoding molybdate ABC transporter substrate-binding protein gives MKRITLFLFSLFVLTSAVFSEKLELKSNHPNEVTEITVAVAANFKNPMEEIRTSFLKQNPKYKVTIIWGASGQLTSQIRSGAPVDLFLSADMDFPEALYKEGFSKNQPKVYAIGKLILMSKMGKNKSNSIQEHLVNENTKYIAIANPKTAPYGRAAVELLHYYGIYEKVKDKLVFGESVTQVNQFISTGSADFGFTSLSTALSKENTNQFWLNVDPFSYTPIHQGVIIIEINKNRSKEEFNLSHQFFEYLFSKEVHRILSVYGYTAPPI, from the coding sequence ATGAAACGTATCACATTATTTTTATTTAGTTTGTTTGTCCTAACAAGTGCAGTCTTTTCAGAAAAACTGGAATTAAAATCCAATCATCCCAATGAAGTCACAGAAATTACAGTGGCAGTTGCTGCGAATTTTAAAAATCCGATGGAAGAAATTCGGACCTCATTTTTAAAACAAAACCCAAAATATAAGGTCACAATCATTTGGGGTGCTTCAGGCCAACTCACAAGTCAAATTCGAAGTGGTGCACCCGTTGATTTATTTTTATCTGCTGATATGGATTTTCCAGAAGCATTGTATAAAGAAGGTTTTAGCAAAAACCAACCCAAAGTTTATGCCATTGGAAAATTGATACTCATGTCAAAAATGGGAAAAAATAAATCGAATTCGATTCAAGAACATTTGGTTAATGAGAATACCAAGTATATAGCAATCGCTAATCCAAAAACTGCACCGTATGGTAGGGCAGCGGTTGAATTACTGCATTATTATGGAATTTACGAAAAGGTAAAGGATAAACTTGTGTTTGGTGAAAGTGTCACCCAAGTAAACCAATTTATATCCACAGGATCTGCCGATTTTGGTTTTACCTCACTTTCGACTGCTCTCTCTAAAGAGAATACAAACCAATTTTGGTTGAATGTTGATCCTTTCTCTTACACACCGATCCATCAAGGTGTAATCATCATAGAAATAAATAAAAATCGATCAAAGGAAGAATTCAATTTATCCCACCAATTTTTCGAATACTTATTTTCTAAAGAAGTTCATCGTATACTCTCTGTATATGGTTACACTGCACCTCCAATATGA
- the modB gene encoding molybdate ABC transporter permease subunit: protein MILDFDPLWLTLKLALLTTFVLSIITIPIAYWLTFSSFRFRFVIETILNLPLVLPPTVLGFYLLILFSPNHWLGRWIEDVFHFRIAFSFLGILIGSVLFSLPFMLQAFQVGFSSVSRIYIETAMVLGKSKWTILFKVILPNCKPAILVGMILTFAHTIGEFGVVLLIGGSIPGKTKVASIAIFEEVEAMNYQSAHIYSAILVAISMFVLLVIFRYKRSLTMALTSKK, encoded by the coding sequence ATGATTTTAGATTTTGATCCTCTTTGGTTGACATTAAAATTGGCACTACTCACAACTTTCGTTTTGAGTATCATCACTATACCCATTGCTTACTGGCTTACTTTTTCTTCATTTCGATTTCGTTTTGTAATAGAAACAATTTTGAACTTACCTTTGGTATTACCGCCGACTGTACTTGGCTTTTATCTTCTCATTTTATTTAGTCCCAATCATTGGTTAGGCAGATGGATTGAGGATGTATTCCATTTTCGAATTGCCTTTAGTTTTTTGGGAATTTTGATTGGATCCGTTTTGTTTAGTTTACCATTTATGTTACAAGCTTTCCAAGTTGGATTTTCGTCAGTATCTCGAATCTATATAGAAACTGCGATGGTTTTGGGAAAATCAAAGTGGACTATTTTGTTTAAGGTAATTCTTCCTAATTGTAAACCCGCAATCCTTGTTGGTATGATCTTAACATTTGCACACACCATTGGCGAATTTGGCGTCGTTCTTCTTATTGGTGGAAGTATTCCAGGTAAAACAAAAGTAGCATCCATTGCTATCTTTGAAGAAGTTGAGGCAATGAATTATCAATCTGCTCATATCTATTCAGCAATTTTGGTAGCTATATCAATGTTTGTTTTATTGGTAATTTTTCGATATAAGAGAAGTTTAACAATGGCGTTGACTTCAAAAAAATAA
- a CDS encoding ATP-binding cassette domain-containing protein — protein sequence MIKVNIQKKFSSRDQKTIELKFECEIPLHQSNSLFGPSGAGKTTFLKMLTGLVKPDLGSIVADGQVWFDSEKNINLPIVSRSIGYLFQESSLFPNMNVRENLEFAFQKGKEDKNFLQRLMTTAEIDNLLNHKVEGLSGGQKQRVALVRSLIQKPKFLFLDEPFSSLDQRIRSQLVSLVESLQKQYQMTAILISHEIPEVIKLTKKVYMISNGEIVSSGDPIDCFRQKHHDLLEGEVIGRTSKDEVAIWYPNPFVVLKRNEKDPILKINEFCLTQIKIKNKGD from the coding sequence ATGATCAAAGTAAATATCCAAAAGAAGTTTTCTTCAAGAGATCAGAAAACTATTGAACTTAAGTTTGAATGTGAGATTCCATTACACCAATCAAACTCTCTTTTTGGTCCATCTGGTGCAGGTAAAACCACGTTTCTAAAAATGTTAACTGGATTAGTGAAGCCAGATCTAGGTTCTATTGTTGCTGATGGACAGGTTTGGTTTGATTCTGAAAAGAATATAAACTTACCAATCGTTTCTAGGTCAATTGGATATCTATTTCAAGAATCTTCATTATTTCCAAATATGAATGTTCGGGAAAACTTGGAATTTGCTTTTCAAAAGGGAAAAGAAGATAAGAATTTCTTACAGAGGTTAATGACTACAGCCGAAATAGATAATCTTCTAAATCATAAAGTAGAAGGATTGTCCGGTGGTCAAAAACAGAGAGTTGCCCTCGTCAGGTCGCTTATCCAGAAACCTAAATTCCTTTTTTTAGATGAACCCTTTTCTTCTTTAGACCAAAGGATTCGAAGTCAACTTGTTTCACTTGTTGAATCTTTACAAAAACAGTATCAAATGACAGCCATCCTGATTAGTCATGAAATTCCAGAGGTCATCAAACTTACTAAAAAAGTTTATATGATATCCAATGGGGAAATTGTTTCTAGTGGTGATCCGATTGACTGTTTTCGACAAAAACATCATGACTTATTGGAAGGGGAAGTGATTGGCAGGACATCGAAGGATGAAGTAGCAATTTGGTATCCCAATCCTTTTGTTGTTTTAAAAAGAAATGAGAAAGATCCAATATTGAAGATCAATGAATTTTGCCTTACACAAATAAAAATCAAAAACAAAGGTGATTGA